From Methylovorus glucosotrophus:
AGCATGTGCTTACATATGATCCCGTGCGGCCCCAGATGGAAAAATTGAAGGGTATGGAGCGGGCTTACTTGCTGATGCAAGGCGAAAGCCGTTTGCAGATTCAGCAATTATTGCGACAGCTGGTACCGCAATTGCGCGCCCATCCATTAGCCAGCAAGCTGCGCTGGACGGTCGATGTAGACCCCCTGGAGTTCTAGCGCTTGTTTGTCACGGCAATGCCGCGTTAGCAGGAACCCAGGGCGTCTTCTTGATTTAAACGTGGTACTGCGGGCTCAGGGCCTTCACGGCCTTGATCATGGCTTCCGCATTTTCTGGCGGGGTATGCTGCGTGATGCCGTGGCCGAGGTTGAACACATGGCCGTGACCATGGCCGTAACTCGCCAGTATGCTGGCGACTTCTTTTTCAATCGCTTCCGGGGTCGAGAGCAGGATGGCCGGGTCCATATTGCCTTGCAGCGCCACTTGGCCGCCTACACGCTTTCTTGCCTCGCCAATATCCACCGTCCAGTCCAATCCCAATGCATCCGCGCCGATGGCCGCTTGCGTTTCCAGCCACAGGGCGCCGCCTTTGGTGAATACAATGCTGGGCACAGGGCTGCCGTCGCGTTGCTTGATCAGGCCCGCGACAATTTTTTCCATGTAAGCCAGGGAGAATTCGCGGTATGCGTTATGCGAGAGCGCGCCACCCCACGAGTCAAATATCATCACAGCCTGGGCGCCCGCTTCAATCTGGGCATTGAGGTACAGCGTGACGGTTTGCGCGGTGATATCCAGCAAATGGTGCAAGAGCGCAGGCTCGGCATAGGCCATCTTCTTGATGGTGAGGAAGTCGGTGCCACCCTGGCCTTCGACCATATAGGTGGCGAGCGTCCAGGGGCTGCCGGAAAAGCCGATGAGCGGTACGCGGCCATCCAGCGTTTTGCGTATCTGGCTGACCGCATCCGTGACATAACCGAGATCAGTGGCGATATCCGGCACATGCAGCTTGTGAATCGCGGCGGCGTCGCGCACCGGGCGTTCAAACTTCGGGCCTTCGCCTTCGACAAAATACAGCCCCAGCCCCATCGCATCGGGGACTGTCAGGATGTCGGAAAACAGGATGGCAGCATCCAGCGGATAGCGATCCAATGGCTGCATGGTGACTTCGGTGGCAAAGTCGGTGTTTTTGCACAAGCTCAGGAAACTGCCGGCATTCTTGCGCGTGGCACGGTATTCCGGCAGATAGCGTCCAGCCTGGCGCATCATCCAGACGGGGGTGTAATCGGTAGGCTGCCGCAGAAGTGCGCGTAAGAAGGTGTCGTTCTTGAGAGCTGTCATGGTGGGGGCTTTTCAAAAAAATGAGGGGATACCAGCGGTATCCCCTTGTGTCATGCCTGGTTAGCCTTATCTTGGCAGGGTGGACGATCCCATCAGGAACTCATCCACAGCGCGCGCGCATTGGCGACCTTCGCGGATGGCCCATACCACCAGGGATTGACCGCGGCGCATATCGCCAGCAGCAAATACCTTGGCAGACGAGGTTGCATAGCAGCCTTCGCCATCGGTGCTTGCCTTGGCATTGCCGCGCGCATCTTTCTCAACGCCAAATGCGTCCAGTACCTTTTGTACCGGGCTGACAAAGCCCATAGCCAGCAGCACCAGATCCGCCTTGATGGTGAATTCGGAACCTGGAATCTCGACCATTTTGCCGTCTTTCCACTCTACACGTGCGCCCTTGAGTGCGACGACTTTGCCGTTTTCACCAATCAATTCCTTGGTGGTGATGGACCAGTCGCGATCACAGCCTTCTTCATGGGAGCTGGAAGTGCGCATCTTGAGTGGCCAGTTCGGCCAGACCAGTTCCTTGTTTTCCTTTTCAGGCGGTTGTGGCATCAGTTCAAATTGCGTGATGGAAGCAGCACCATGACGGTTGGAAGTCCCCACGCAATCGGAACCGGTATCACCGCCACCAATCACGACGACATGCTTGCCGGTTGCCATGATTTGGTTGGGGATGGTATCGCCTGCGACCACTTTGTTTTGTGGCGTCAGGAAATCCATGGCGAAATGCACACCGTCCAGTGCACGGCCAGGCACTGGCAAGTCGCGAGGATATTCGGCGCCGCCCGCCAGAATGACCGCGTCAAATTCCTTGGTGAGCTCATCAGCGCTGACGTTTTCGCCCACATTCTGACCTGTGCGGAATTCAACGCCTTCCGCGCGCATTTGCTCCATGCGGCGATCAATATGGCTTTTTTCCATCTTGAAGTCAGGGATGCCATAGCGCAACAGGCCACCAATGCGGCTTTCCTTTTCCAGCACCACCACGTCGTGGCCTACGCGAGCCAGTTGTTGTGCCGCTGCCAGGCCTGCCGGGCCGGAGCCAACGATGGCGACTTTCTTGCCGGTTTTGCTGGCAGGAACCTGAGGCTTCACCCAGTCGTTTTCCCAAGCCTTGTCGATGATGGCGTGCTCAATCGACTTGATGCCAACGGCATCAGCGTTGATGTTCAGCGTACAGGCCGCTTCACAGGGTGCGGGGCAGATACGGCCAGTAAACTCCGGGAAGTTATTGGTGGAGTGCAGCACGTCAATCGCATTGCGCCAATCCTGGCGATACACCAGGTCGTTCCAGTCAGGAATGATGTTGTTGATCGGGCAGCCGCTCATACAGAACGGAATGCCGCAATCCATGCAGCGAGCGCCCTGAGTCTTGGCCTGGTCATCGCTCAGGTGAAGAACGAATTCCTTGTAATTCTTGACCCGGTCATTGACTGGCAGGTTGGCCTCGGACAGACGGCCATATTCCATAAATCCTGTTACTTTGCCCATTTATGCGGCTTCCTTCTTTTCTGCAGCAGCCAGTTCATTCAGAACGCGCTTGTATTCATTAGGCAGCACCTTGATGAACTTGGCGCGTGCCTGATCCCAATCTGCCAGTATTGCCTTCGCGCGGCTGCTACCGGTGTATTCGGCGTGCTTTTCAATCAGTGATTTCAGCGTGGCTTCGTCGTGCTGACCCATGTGGTGACCGGCACCAGCAGGCGCGTGACCCGCGGCTTCCACGGCTTCCAGGCTGACCATGCTCATGTTGCAACGCTTGGCGAACATGCCATCGATGTCGTAAACATAAGCTACGCCACCCGACATACCCGCTGCAAAGTTGAGGCCAGTCTGCCCCAATACAACGACTGTGCCGCCCGTCATGTATTCACAGCCATGGTTACCCACGCCTTCAACTACCGCGGTGGCACCCGAGTTGCGCACACAGAAACGCTCGCCTGCCACGCCATTGAAATAGCTCTGGCCGGAGGTGGCGCCATACATCACGGTATTACCCGCGATGATGTTGTCTTCCGGTACACCACGGAACGCCTTGGGCGGCTTGATCACAATGCGGCCGCCACAGAGGCCCTTGCCCACGTAATCGTTGCCTTCGCCGGTCAGTTCGAAAGTGATGCCTTGCGTCAGGAAGGCAGCAAAACTCTGCCCTGCGGTGCCGCTCAGCTTCACGGTGATGGTGTCGTCAGGCAAGCCTGCACGGCCATAACGGCGGGCAATTTCGTGCGAAAGCATGGTGCCCACGGTACGGTTGGTATTGACGATAGCTGTCTCGATGACGGTCTTCTCGCCTTTTTCCAGCGCGTTGCCTGCCTGGGCAATCAGCTTGTTGTCCAGCGCCTTTACCAGGCCGTGATCTTGCGTCTCGTTGTTGCGACGGGACACGGTTTCATCAACCTTGGGCTGGTGGAATACCTTGGTGAAATCCAGGCCACTGGCCTTCCAGTGGTCAATGCCTGCTTGCATATCCAGCAGATCAGCACGACCGATCAGGTCTTCAAACTTGCGGATACCCATGCTGGCCATCAGTTCACGTACTTCTTCAGCAACGAAGAAGAAGTAATTCACGACGTGCTCAGGCTGGCCGGTAAATTTCTGGCGCAGGACGGGATCCTGGGTAGCCACACCGACCGGGCAAGTGTTCAGGTGACACTTGCGCATCATGATACAGCCCTCAACCACCAGCGGTGCCGTGGCAAAGCCGAACTCATCGGCACCTAGCAGGGCGCCTATCATGACGTCACGACCGGTTTTCATCTGGCCATCCACTTGAACAACCACACGACCGCGCAACTGGTTCAGCACCAGGGTCTGCTGTGTTTCGGCCAGGCCCAGTTCCCATGGGGTGCCGGCATGCTTGATGGAGGAAATCGGCGATGCGCCGGTACCACCGTCATGACCTGCAACCACGATATGGTCAGATTTTGCTTTTGCTACACCGGCGGCAACGGTGCCGATGCCGGTTTCCGATACCAGCTTGACCGATACTGAAGCCTTGGGATTGGCATTCTTGAGGTCATGGATCAGCTGAGCCAGATCTTCAATCGAGTAAATGTCATGGTGTGGTGGTGGCGAAATCAGGCCAACACCTGGCACCGAGAAGCGCAACTGGGCGATATAGGAACTAACCTTGTGGCCTGGCAGCTGACCGCCTTCGCCCGGCTTGGCACCTTGCGCCATCTTGATCTGAATCTGGTCAGCATTCGCCAGATATTCTGCGGTAACACCGAAACGACCAGACGCAACCTGCTTGATGCTGGAACGCAGGGAGTCGCCTGCCAGCATGGGCACGTCTTTCTCAATGCGATCCTTGCCCAGTACTTCTGCCAGCGAGCTGGCCTTGGCCACCGGGATGAAACGCTTGGGATCCTCACCACCCTCGCCGGTGTTGGAGCGACCGCCAATACGGTTCATGGCGATAGCCAGCGTGGCATGGGCCTCGGTAGAGATGGAGCCCAGGGACATGGCGCCAGTGGCAAAGCGCTTGACGATTTCCTTGGCGGGTTCCACTTCTTCCAGCGGCACAGGTGCACCGGCTGACTTGATATCGAACAGGCCGCGCAGCGTCATGTGACGGCGGGTCTGATCGTTGATCAGCTTGGCGTATTCCTTGTAAGTGCTGGCACTGTTGGTGCGAGTGGCATGCTGCAGCTTGGCAATGGAATCAGGCGTCCACATATGCTCTTCACCGCGTACACGGAAGGCGTACTCGCCGCCTGCTTCCAGCGCATTGCTCAGAACCGGGTCGTTACCAAACGCCGATTGATGCTGGCGCAGGCTTTCTTCGGCCACTTCATTCAGGCCTATACCTTCAATGGTGGTGGCTGTGCCGGTAAAGTACTTGGCGATGAACGGGCTGTTGAGGCCGATCGCTTCAAAGATCTGCGCGCCACAGTAGGATTGGTAAGTGGAAATGCCCATCTTGGACATGACCTTATGCAGGCCCTTGCCAATCGCCTTGACGAATTTCTTGTGACCTTCCTTGATGTCGCCGCCTTTGCCTTCTGCGCTCAGCATGTTGCTGATGGTTTCAAAAGCAAGCCATGGGCAGATTGCTTCGGCGCCATAGCCGCCCAGCAGCGCGAAATGATGCACTTCGCGGGCAGAGCCGGTGTCGATGACTAGGCCGGTATTGGTGCGCAAGCCAGCGCGTACCAGAGACTGGTGGGTCGCAGAACAGGCCAGCAATGCCGGGATGGCGATACGGTCAGGACTTACCTGACGGTCAGACAGGATCAGCAGGTTGAAGCCGTTGTGCACGGCATCCGCCGCAGCTTTGCACAGAGATTCAATCGCGGCAGCCATGCCTTGCTTGCCTTGTGCGGCAGCATAGGTGATGTCCAGCGTCAGCGTGCGGTAACGGCCCTGGGTCAGGCTGTCGATCGCTTTCAGCTGTTCGAGCTCGTCCAGCGTCAATACAGGCTGGCTCGCTTCCAGGCGGATAGGCGGGTTGGTTTCATCAATACCCAAGAGGTTAGGCTTGGGGCCAATGAAGGTGACCAGCGACATGACCAGCTCTTCGCGGATCGGATCGATAGGCGGATTGGTGACCTGCGCAAACAGCTGCTTGAAGTAGGTGTAGAGTGGCTTGGGCTTGTTGGACAGCACTGGCAGAGCGCTGTCGTTACCCATGGAGCCTGCACCCTCTTCACCATTGGTGATCATGGGTTGCAATACAAACTTCAGGTCTTCCTGCGTGTAGCCAAAGGCTTGTTGCAGGTCGAGCAGGTTGGCATTCAGCTCCAGCTTGGTTTCTACCTTGGGCAGATCGCCCAGGAAGTAACGGGATTTTTCAATCCACTCACGGTATGGCTTGGCTTGTGCCAGGCTTTGCTTGACTTCAGCGTCGTCGATAATGCGACCTTGTTCCATGTCGATCAGGAACATCTTGCCGGGTTGCAAACGCCATTTCTTGACGATTTTTTCTTCCGGGAAGGTCAGCACACCCATTTCGGATGCCAGCATGACGTGGTCATCATCGGTAATCAGATAACGGGCGGGGCGCAGGCCGTTACGGTCCAGCGTGGCGCCTATCATGCGGCCATCGGTAAAGGCCACGGCGGCAGGGCCATCCCATGGCTCCATCAGCGCAGCGTGGTATTCGTAGAAAGCGCGACGGTCTTCGTCCATCAAGGTGTTGCTGGACCAGGCTTCCGGAATCAGCATCATCATGGCGTGCGGCAATGAATAGCCACCAGCGACCAGCAGTTCCAGCGCATTGTCGAATGCAGCGGAGTCGGACTGGCCTTCCACGATCAGTGGCCACAGTTTTTCCAGGTCTTCACCCATCAGGGCGGAGCGCATGGACTCGTGGCGGGCAGCCATCCAGTTGACGTTACCCTGCATGGTGTTGATTTCACCATTGTGGGCAATCATGCGGAATGGGTGCGCCAGATCCCAGGCTGGGAAGGTATTGGTCGAGAAACGCTGGTGTACCAGTGCCAGGGCGGACACCATGGTCTCGTCCTGCAGGTCCTGGTAATAGATGCCGACTTCATTTGCCAGCAGCATGCCCTTGTAAACCAGGGTGCGTGAGGACAAGGAAGGAATGTAGAACTGGTTGCCGTCTTCCAGCTTCAGGGCGCGAACGGCATGTTCAACGCGTTTGCGAATAACGAACAGCTTGCGCTCGAAGGCGTTCTGGTCGGCTGTGGCCGGGCCGCGCGCAATGAATACCTGACGCATGACAGGTTCAACCGCACGCGCTTGATCGGCGATATTGCTGTTATCGCGTGGCACATCGCGCCAGCCCAGCAGGGTCTGGGCTTCTTCGTGCACGATGCGGGCAATGATCGACTCACAGGCTTCGCGACCGTTTTGCGATTGCGGCAGAAACACGATGCCACAGGCGTACTCGCCTTCGGCAGGCAGCGTGATATTGAGCTTGGTGGCTTCCTTGCGCAGGAAGGCATCGGGCAACTGAATCAGGATGCCAGCACCGTCGCCCAGCTTGGGGTCGTAGCCGGTGGCGCCACGGTGGGTCAGGTTAGCCAGAATCTGCAGGCCCTGCTCCACGATCTTGTGGCTTTTTTTGCCCTTGATGTGCGCGATCATGCCGACGCCACAGGCGTCGTGCTCATTGCCCGGATTGTAAAGGCCCTGCATTTCAGGGTTCGTCACTGTTGCTGTTTCATTCATTGGCGTATTCACTCGCGTTACCAAACTCATGTCTCCATCTCATCTTTCGACACTGCTGCATCTTTGTAAGGCACTAATTAGAACCGGGCGCCTTGTTCTTCCCTCATCCCGTCGCGCTAATCGAGGGGGTTCGTGGAGTTTTTTATTGGTGCTTGCTGTCCTGCGTGGCCGAAATTATCGCTGGGCCATAAAATATTTAGCGGAACCTTCAATGTTACCGTTAAAGGGTTATAAGTTCAATCACATAGGGCTAAAAAAGCATGAAACCCTATGTAGTTAAAGCGGCTTACTTTTTCCAGCTGGCAAAAATCTTTTCTGCAGCGGCGATGCTGAGGTCGATTTCCTTGTCGCCATGCGCTGCTGATACAAACCCAGCCTCAAACGCTGAAGGTGCCAGATAAACGCCCTCATCCAGCATGGCATGGAAGAAGCGGTTGAAGGCTTCTTTGTCAGACTGCATCACGTCAGCATAGCTTTGCGGCACCTCGGCGCTGAAATACAGGCCGAACATCCCGCCCACACTTTGTGCACTAAATTCAATATCGTGCGCTTTTGCTGCATTTGCAAGGCCCTGCACAAAACGCTGGGTGCTGGCTTCCAGCGCTGCGTGGAAGCCAGGTGCCTGTATCAGTTTCAGCGTGGCCATGCCCGCAGCAACGGCCACCGGATTGCCAGATAAAGTGCCTGCCTGGTAAACCGGGCCAACGGGCGCCAGACACTGCATGATGTCGCGTCGACCGCCGAAAGCCCCTACGGGCAGGCCGCCACCAATGACTTTGCCCAGTGTTGTCAGGTCCGGGGTAATGCCATAGCGCGCCTGTGCGCCACCCAGCGCCACGCGGAAACCGGTCATCACTTCATCAAAAATCAGCACTGCACCGTGCTGGGTACATTGCGCCCGCAATGCTTCCAGAAAACCGGCTGCCGGGGCGATCAGATTCATGTTGCCCGCAACCGGCTCTACGATTACACAAGCAATTTCGTTGCCAATCTCCGCAAACAGCTGTTCGACGGCGGCGATGTTGTTGTATTCCAGCGTCAGCGTATGCGCGGCGACTTCAGGTGGCACGCCTGCCGAGCTTGGGGTACCAAAGGTCAACAGACCGGAGCCCGCCTTCACCAGCAGGGCATCGGCATGGCCGTGATAGCAGCCTTCAAACTTGACGATCTTGCTGCGGCCCGTGAAGCCACGCGCCAGGCGAATGGCGCTCATGGTGGCTTCGGTGCCGGAGCTGACCAGCCGTAACTGCTCCATGCTGGGGACCAGCTTGCTTACCAGCTCGGCCATATCCAGCTCGCGCGCAGTTGGCGCACCAAACGACAGGCTGTCGCCCGCAGCCGTGCGCACGGCCTCGATCACTTGCGGATGGGCATGGCCCAGTACCATAGGGCCCCAGGAGCCCACATAATCCACATAGGCTTTGTCATCTTCATCCCACAGCCAGGCGCCAGCGCCGCGCTTGAAAAATACCGGCGTGCCGCCGACAGAGCGAAAAGCACGAACGGGCGAATTGACGCCGCCGGGAATGAGTTTTTGGGATTGTTCGAAGAGTTGCTGGTTACGAGAGGTCATGATGAGCTCGGTCCATTGTAAAGTCGGGAAAATTGTTGCGCGGTACGGCGGATATCGGAGGATCCCCAGAGGCTGCCAATCACCGCCAGCATGTCGGCACCGGCGGCAACGGCCTGAGGCGCGTTGTCCAGCGTGATGCCGCCGATGGCAACCTTGGGCACGGTCAATGCCGGATTCATATTGAACAGGCTGAGGGCCGCTTCTGGCGCCTGGGGTTTGGTTTGCGAACTGAAACAGGCACCAAATGCGACATAGTCTGCGCCGGCCGCTTGTGCTTGCAAGGCAAGGTCAATGCGGTTGTAACATGACGCGCCCAGTAGCTTGTTGCCGATGCGCTGGCGCGTGGCCGCAATATCGCCATCGGTACCGCCGATGTGCACGCCATCAGCATCCAGCGCCAGGCAAAGCTTGACGTGATCATTGATGATCAGGGGTACGCCATGTTGCCTGCAGATGGCGAGCAAGGCTTGCGCCTGCGCAATGCGCAGCACGTGTCCAGCCTGTTTGTTGCGGTATTGCACCAGCGTCGCACCGCCGAGAATAGCCTCGGTGACTATCTCGCAGAGGCGCTCCGTATCGTCCAGGTCCGGGGTGACAGCGTACAGCCCTTTAATTGGCGTCATCCTCTTCATCCCTTGCCCAGAACATGCGATCAGGAATGTATTGGCCCATGCCCGGACGGAATCCGTATTTCAGGGTTTTCCAGGTGTATTCCTGTGCTTCCAGAATGGCTTCTTCAATGGACAAGCCATGAGCGATGCACGCAGCAATCGCGGAAGTCAGGGTGCAGCCGGAGCCATGGTAGCTGCCCGGCAGGCGTTCCCAGTTATAGGCCTTGATCAGGCCGCTTTCGCCGTACAGCGTATTGATGACTTCCTGTGAGCGTTCGTGGGTGCCGGTGATCAGCACGTATTCGCATCCCATGCCGAGCAGGCGGTCGGCGCTTTCGTCCAGCGAGGCATGTTCGATGGCATCGGAATCATCATCGTGAAACGCCAAGCGACGTGCTTCCAGGCTATTCGGCGTAATCATGGTGGCCTGGGGGAACAGCAGGTCTATCATGGCTGCCTGCATTTCTTCGTTTGCCAGTTCGTCGCCACGGCCAGAGGATAAAACCGGGTCGATCAGCAAAGGCACATCCGGGTAATCAGCCACGATTTCGGCAATGACGGCGACATTTTCCACGCTACCCAGCATGCCGATTTTAAAGGCGGAAACCTGCATGTCTTCCAGGATGGTGCGCGCCTGGTCATTGACCCAGTCGGCATCAAACATCATGACATTTTCGACGCCCACGGTATCCTGTACAGTAATTGCTGTTACAACAGAAAGCGGGTGGCAGCCTATGCTGGCCAATGTCAGCAGATCAGCCTGCAAGCCTGCGCCACTGCTGGGATCGGTAGCGGCAAAGGTCATCACGGTAGGGGGCATCAGATTCATGGTGTTGGTTCCGGGTGTTGACCGTATCAAGGTGGGCGGTGAGATGCTTAGAGGCGCTGACAGAGCGCTGGTTCTGCTATCAAGAATGCTATTTTAACTTAAATTACCCGCTAACAATAAACGAGGAGAAAAGCCCATGAAAACATGGATGTGCAATATTTGCGGCTGGCTGTACGAAGAAGAAAAAGGCTGTCCGGAAGATGGCATTCCGCCTGGCACACGCTGGGAAGACGTGCCCCCCAACTGGACGTGCCCGGAATGCGGCGCCCGCAAGGAAGACTTCGACATGATCGAAATCTGAGCATGCTGAACTTGCCTGCGCTGGTGAAATCTCATTGCCACCACTGTTCACCAGCCGCTACGCTAGCCGTGGTGGGGCATATGCGCAATCTTTCATGACCGATATACAAAACAGCTTTCAGCTGGAGTTTGTTGCTTATTTTTCCATGCATCTGGAAAACATCCACTTGCAGATAACCGGCAGCAAAGACACCAGGCAACGCGACCGCTACATGCAGCTGATCGAGATGATCAACCAGGCGCCGTTTGATCTGGCCTTGCAGAAATACCAGCAAATTGCCCTGGCGGATGCCGACATCACCATGTTTTCAGACTCGATGATCAAAACCGCCAAACGCCTCGCCTGCCAGGAGCTGGGCTTGCCCGAGACTTCTGCCGACCGTATTGAATAAGGATTAGCTCGCCCGGATGTTACCTGCTTACGTATTGCTCGACCTGGAAACCACCGGTGCCACGCCGCTGGTGGACCGTATCACCGAAATCGCCCTCATCCGCTTTGAAAACGGCCAGGAAGTCAGCCGCTGGCAAACGCTGGTGAATCCCGAGACCGCCATTCCGCCGTTTATTCAACGCTTGACCGGCATAGACGATGGCATGGTGGCAACCGCTCCGCACTTCAGGGAAGTGGCAGGTGAGCTGCTCGACCATCTCGAAGGCGCCGTGCTGTGTGCGCACAATGTCCGCTTTGATCACGGCTTCCTTAAAAATGAATTCAAGCGCATCGGTATAGACCTGCGGCAAAAAGTGCTGTGCACGGTCAAGCTGTCGCGCAAACTTTACCCGCAACACCGCAGCCACAGTCTGGATAGCATCATCGAGCGCCACTCCCTGCAATGCGGCGCCCGCCATCGCGCCATGGGTGATGTTGTGGCGCTGGTGGATTTTCTTCGTGCAGCGGAAGCGGAGTTGGGCCCGGTAGTCATCGCGCAAGCCGCACGCGAGTTGCTCAAAGGCCATACCCTGCCCAGCGGGATTGACGCCAGCATCCTGGAGGATATTCCCGAAGGCCCCGGCGTTTATCTGTTTTATGGCGATAACCAGATGCCTTTGTACATCGGCAAAAGCATCAATATCCGCAGTCGTGTGCTATCGCATTTCAGTGGTGATCATGCCTCCACCAAGGAGATGCGCATCTCGCAAGAGGTCAAGCATATTGAGTGGATAGAAACCGCAGGTGAGTTTGGTGCCCTGATGCTGGAGTCGCGTCTGGTAAAAGAACGCCAGCCCATCTACAACCGTCGGTTACGTCGGGAGCGTCAGCTATGCTCCTGGCGACTGGCAGCCAGTCATGACGCCAGGCCCCTGCTTACGCTGGTACGTGAAGAAGAAATTGATCCGCCAGAGCTCGGGCAACTGTTTGGCACCTTTCGCAGCAAGCGCCAAGCGGTAGAGGTGTTGCGGCAGATTGCCGAGAACCATGCCCTCTGCCCGAAAGTGCTGGGTCTGGAAAGCGGCAAAGGCCCCTGCTTTGCCCACCAGCTCCGCAAATGCAAAGGGGTATGCGCAGGCAAGGAAGCGGCAGAACTGCATTACCTCCGTCTGCAGCAGGCGCTGGCCGCGCATCGCATGAAAACCTGGCCCTACCCGGGCAAGATCGGCATTCATGAGCGAAATCCCCTCACCGGACAAAGCCAGCTGCATGTGTTTGAGCATTGGTGTGCGCTGGGTAGCGTTGACGATGAAGCCAGCCTGCACAGTCTCGCCAGTTCAAAGGCGGATCTGATGTTTGATCTGGATACCTACAAGCTTCTGCTGAGAGAGCTGGCCAAAGCCACTGCTAATATCAAATGTCTGGTGACAGGCACAACCATGGTGTCTTCAAGCGTGCAGTCAAGGGAATATTGGGTGGAGCTGCAGCCAGCTGTTCTGGCATGTGAGGGGCAGAAAACTGGAGCGGGCGACGGGAATCGAACCCGCGTATCGAGCTTGGGAAGCTAGCGTTCTACCATTGAACTACGCCCGCATGGGGTCGTATTCTAAATGGCGGGCTGGTGTCGTTGCAAACGAATCCTGCATATTTATCGGCTGGGCTCACGCTTGGCGTGTATTCCATGATGATGGACTCAGCTTTTGCCGTAGCGTTTTTTTGCCTGTTCGCGACAGGCATTCTGTTCGTTGCCACTCAAGGCTGAACATTTCTTGAGGGCATCATCCAGCTGGGCTTCGGTGCGGTTGTCGGGCATGCGTTCGGCAGCGATGGCGGTAAATGCACTGTCGCGCTCACCCCTCGCCTTGCTGATGCATACGCGCTTGGTGTCCTCTTCTATCATGCCCTGGCAGGTTTGCTTGGCCACGTTGTAATTGGACTCGGCTTTTTCCTGCTCGGCTTCTATCCATGCCGCCTGACTGCCTTTGAACTGCGCTTCCAGCTCGGTGAGCTGAATATTGCGGTTGGCGCGCGCCTGCTCAAGGCAGACTTCGCTGTCATTGCCACTAACGTGGTCGCACAGGGCTTTCTCTTGTTGATAAGCTTCCTGCACCCGCACTTTGCCCGCTTCGTAATTGGGTTTGCTGATGGGGGCCGCATGGGCGACCGCGCCAATCAGCAACAGGAGCAGGCTGGCATGGCGAATCAGATGATGAGTCTGCATGCACGCTCCTTACGGCTTAATGCCAGGTAGAGTCCCGGCTAAAGCTCTCAATCTGTTTTTCGGCTTCTTCCTTGGAAATGCCATAGAGCTCCTGCAACTTGCCTGACAGCATTTCGCGGTTGCCCTTGATCTGTTCAAACTGGTCGTCGGTGAGCTTGCCCCACTGCTGACGCACCTTGCCTTTCAGTTGTTTCCAGTTACCTTCTACTTGGTCCCAGTTCATGCTGATCTCCTTTGCTTTTAATGAGAGAGGAATACTGCTTGGTGAGTGTTCAGATTAGAGGGCGCGAGCGCAGGGAGGTAGTCGGAGCGGACTGAATTAATTGTCGGAGAATCCTTACATAGCCTGCCTGGTGCTAGGCAAGCCGGTACAGCACCAGTGTTATTCGAGCGGTTGCAAGCGCGCGTATGTCTTACGAAAATCGGAAACCCGCTGTTCTATGATCTCGCCAGGGATGGATGGCCGTGTAGCCTGTGCCGACCCTTGCTGGGTGCGCTCACATGCCAGCTTGTCTTCCTGAAAGATAAGATGGGTGAAGTGTATGTTTTCCTTCATGATGGACTGCATG
This genomic window contains:
- a CDS encoding CsbD family protein, which translates into the protein MNWDQVEGNWKQLKGKVRQQWGKLTDDQFEQIKGNREMLSGKLQELYGISKEEAEKQIESFSRDSTWH
- the thiE gene encoding thiamine phosphate synthase encodes the protein MTPIKGLYAVTPDLDDTERLCEIVTEAILGGATLVQYRNKQAGHVLRIAQAQALLAICRQHGVPLIINDHVKLCLALDADGVHIGGTDGDIAATRQRIGNKLLGASCYNRIDLALQAQAAGADYVAFGACFSSQTKPQAPEAALSLFNMNPALTVPKVAIGGITLDNAPQAVAAGADMLAVIGSLWGSSDIRRTAQQFSRLYNGPSSS
- the thiD gene encoding bifunctional hydroxymethylpyrimidine kinase/phosphomethylpyrimidine kinase; protein product: MNLMPPTVMTFAATDPSSGAGLQADLLTLASIGCHPLSVVTAITVQDTVGVENVMMFDADWVNDQARTILEDMQVSAFKIGMLGSVENVAVIAEIVADYPDVPLLIDPVLSSGRGDELANEEMQAAMIDLLFPQATMITPNSLEARRLAFHDDDSDAIEHASLDESADRLLGMGCEYVLITGTHERSQEVINTLYGESGLIKAYNWERLPGSYHGSGCTLTSAIAACIAHGLSIEEAILEAQEYTWKTLKYGFRPGMGQYIPDRMFWARDEEDDAN
- a CDS encoding rubredoxin; its protein translation is MKTWMCNICGWLYEEEKGCPEDGIPPGTRWEDVPPNWTCPECGARKEDFDMIEI